Proteins encoded together in one Ciona intestinalis unplaced genomic scaffold, KH HT000076.2, whole genome shotgun sequence window:
- the LOC100181285 gene encoding T-complex protein 1 subunit gamma-like: MSAPVLVLNQNSKRESGRKVQLGNVAAAKTIADVIRTCLGPRSMLKMLMDPMGGIVMTNDGNAILREITVQHPAAKSMIEISRTQDEEVGDGTTSVIILAGEMMTAAEQFLEQKMHPTVIIAAYRKALDDMQEILAELSVSIDPTEKSEMRKIVKSAIGTKFINKWADLACDMAIKSVSTVVLDNQSTGRREIDIKRYAKVEKVPGGILEDSEVLDGVMVNKDVTHPAMRRKIENPRILLLDCSLEYQKGESQTDMELSNETDFEKILQMEEEYIKRVTSEIISHKPDLVFTEKGISDLAQYFLSKANITAIRRLRKSDNNRIARACGGTVCSRPEEIREEDIGTGAGLFEVRKFGEEYFTFITKCKDPKACTILLRGASKDILMEVERNLQDAMQVTRNVMINPQLLPGGGAVEMAVAQIMKEKSKSMTGVEQWPYRAVADALEIIPRTLIQNCGASTIRTITALRAKHAADGNQTWGVNGETGQIADMKDLDVWEPVAVKLQTYKTAMETAMLLLRIDDIVSGTKKAEGGEGTGSAAPTGQ, translated from the coding sequence ATGTCGGCACCAGTGTTAGTACTCAACCAAAACTCCAAGAGAGAGTCTGGGCGCAAAGTTCAGCTTGGTAATGTTGCGGCCGCTAAAACTATTGCGGATGTGATTCGGACATGTTTGGGCCCAAGATCTATGCTTAAGATGCTCATGGACCCTATGGGAGGCATTGTGATGACAAATGACGGGAACGCTATCCTCCGGGAGATCACAGTCCAACATCCAGCAGCAAAATCGATGATCGAGATTAGCAGGACACAAGATGAAGAAGTGGGAGACGGGACGACTTCAGTGATCATCCTGGCAGGAGAGATGATGACGGCAGCAGAGCAGTTCTTGGAGCAGAAGATGCATCCGACGGTGATCATTGCTGCTTATCGGAAAGCTTTAGACGACATGCAGGAGATTTTGGCAGAGCTTAGCGTGAGTATTGACCCCACTGAGAAGTCAGAAATGAGGAAGATCGTAAAAAGTGCGATTGGTACAAAGTTTATCAACAAATGGGCGGACCTGGCATGCGATATGGCGATCAAGTCTGTTTCGACTGTTGTGCTCGATAATCAAAGCACTGGCCGGAGGGAAATTGATATAAAAAGGTACGCAAAGGTGGAGAAAGTGCCAGGGGGGATTTTGGAGGATTCTGAGGTTTTGGATGGTGTGATGGTCAATAAAGATGTGACACATCCAGCCATGAGGAGGAAAATTGAAAATCCAAGGATTTTGCTCCTAGATTGCTCTTTGGAGTACCAAAAGGGTGAGAGCCAGACAGATATGGAGCTAAGTAATGAAACCGATTTCGAGAAAATTCTTCAAATGGAAGAGGAGTACATTAAGCGGGTCACAAGTGAGATTATTTCTCATAAACCAGATTTGGTGTTCACTGAAAAAGGGATTTCGGATCTGGCGCAATATTTCTTGTCAAAAGCGAATATCACTGCTATTCGGAGATTGAGGAAGTCGGATAATAATAGAATTGCTCGGGCTTGCGGAGGCACGGTGTGCTCCAGGCCTGAGGAGATCAGAGAGGAGGATATTGGAACCGGAGCTGGGCTCTTCGAAGTCCGGAAGTTTGGAGAAGAGTATTTTACCTTCATCACGAAGTGTAAAGATCCGAAGGCGTGCACTATTTTACTCCGTGGAGCAAGTAAGGACATCTTGATGGAGGTGGAGAGGAATCTTCAGGATGCTATGCAGGTGACGAGGAACGTGATGATCAACCCGCAACTTCTTCCAGGTGGTGGCGCTGTGGAGATGGCTGTTGCTCAAATAATGAAGGAGAAGTCGAAATCCATGACGGGGGTGGAGCAGTGGCCGTATCGAGCTGTTGCTGATGCGTTGGAGATCATTCCACGTACGTTGATACAGAACTGTGGGGCGAGCACTATCAGAACCATTACTGCGTTAAGAGCAAAGCATGCAGCTGATGGgaaccaaacctggggtgttAACGGAGAAACCGGGCAAATTGCTGATATGAAGGATTTAGATGTTTGGGAGCCTGTCGCAGTGAAACTTCAAACTTATAAAACAGCCATGGAGACAGCTATGCTGCTGCTGCGTATCGATGATATCGTGTCTGGAACTAAGAAAGCTGAAGGTGGAGAAGGGACTGGCAGTGCTGCACCAACTGGACAGTAA
- the LOC100178929 gene encoding serine/threonine-protein phosphatase 4 catalytic subunit, with amino-acid sequence MAETGDLDRQIEQLKRCEIIKESEVKALCAKAREILVEESNVQRVDSPVIVCGDIHGQFYDLTELFKVGGDMPDTNYLFLGDFVDRGFYSVETFLLLLALKVRYPDRIVLIRGNHESRQITQVYGFYDECLRKYGSITVWRYCTEIFDYLSLSAIIDGKIFCVHGGLSPSIQTLDQIRTIDRKQEVPHDGPMCDLLWSDPEDTNGWGVSPRGAGYLFGSDVVSNFNHSNDIDMICRAHQLVMEGFKWHFNETVLTVWSAPNYCYRCGNVAAIFALDEHLKREFIIFEAAPQETRGLPVKKPLPDYFL; translated from the exons ATGGCTGAAACTGGTGACCTTGACCGGCAGATTGAGCAGCTTAAAAGATGtgaaattataaaagaaaGTGAGGTGAAAGCACTGTGTGCGAAAGCGAGAGAAATCCTGGTGGAGGAAAGTAATGTTCAAAGGGTGGATTCTCCTGTCATT GTTTGTGGTGACATCCATGGTCAGTTTTACGACCTGACGGAATTATTTAAAGTTGGAGGTGACATGCCAGATACTAACTACCTTTTCCTTGGTGACTTTGTGGACAGGGGGTTCTACAGTGTGGAAACTTTCCTATTACTCCTAGCACTCAAG GTGCGATATCCTGATCGGATTGTTCTAATTCGTGGAAATCATGAAAGTCGACAAATTACTCAG GTGTATGGTTTCTATGATGAGTGCCTTCGTAAATATGGCTCGATCACTGTGTGGCGCTATTGCACTGAGATCTTTGATTACTTGAGTCTCTCGGCAATCATTGATGGAAAAATTTTCTGTGTTCATGGTGGTCTATCCCCATCAATTCAAACCCTAGACCAG ATCCGAACCATAGATCGTAAACAAGAGGTTCCCCATGACGGGCCAATGTGCGATCTGCTGTGGTCAGATCCTGAAG ACACGAACGGGTGGGGTGTGAGTCCCCGTGGCGCGGGTTATTTATTCGGATCTGACGTCGTTTCAAATTTCAACCATTCTAATGACATTGACATGATATGTCGTGCCCACCAACTGGTAATGGAGGGATTTAAATGGCATTTCAATGAAACAGTTCTCACAGTGTGGTCAGCACCTAACTACTGCTACAG GTGTGGAAATGTGGCAGCAATTTTCGCCCTAGACGAACATTTAAAACGGGAATTCATTATTTTTGAGGCAGCACCACAAGAGACCAGAGGCTTGCCTGTCAAAAAACCATTGCCAGATTACTTTTTGTAG